Proteins encoded in a region of the Acidobacteriota bacterium genome:
- a CDS encoding dienelactone hydrolase family protein — protein sequence MEDPDTPRERADDRVRASALTIAVPLLTAAAPDDPIHHRLDTSPRHNEWVTLKSGDRQVQVFVVYPQAIEKATTVLVIHENRGLTDWVRSLADELAEAGYIAVAPDLLSGAGPNGGKTSDFPSQDAAVQAIYKLTPDQVTADLDAVADYAIKLPASNGKLAVAGYCWGGGQSFRFATHRADLKAAFVFYGPAPEKTGDLARIGCPVYGFYGGSDARIGATISGTTDAMKAAGKTYEPVTYEAAGHGFMRLGEDGTGTEADRKGRDAAWERWKGILKEI from the coding sequence ATGGAAGACCCTGACACTCCGCGCGAGCGCGCTGACGATCGCGTCCGCGCGAGCGCGCTGACGATCGCGGTTCCCCTCTTGACGGCGGCCGCTCCGGACGACCCGATTCACCACCGGCTCGACACCTCGCCGCGGCACAACGAGTGGGTCACGTTGAAGAGCGGCGATCGCCAGGTCCAGGTCTTCGTCGTCTACCCGCAGGCGATAGAGAAGGCGACCACCGTTCTCGTGATTCACGAGAACCGCGGCCTCACCGACTGGGTCCGGAGCCTCGCCGACGAGCTCGCCGAGGCCGGATACATCGCCGTCGCTCCGGATCTTCTGTCGGGAGCGGGGCCGAACGGCGGGAAGACGAGCGACTTCCCGTCGCAGGACGCGGCGGTCCAGGCGATCTACAAGCTCACCCCGGATCAGGTCACGGCGGATCTCGACGCCGTCGCCGATTACGCGATCAAGCTCCCTGCGTCCAACGGGAAGCTCGCCGTCGCCGGCTACTGCTGGGGGGGCGGGCAGAGCTTCCGGTTCGCGACGCACCGCGCCGACCTGAAGGCGGCCTTCGTCTTCTACGGCCCCGCCCCCGAGAAAACCGGGGACCTCGCGAGGATCGGCTGCCCCGTCTACGGCTTCTACGGCGGGTCCGACGCCCGCATCGGCGCGACCATCTCCGGCACGACCGACGCGATGAAGGCCGCGGGCAAAACCTACGAGCCGGTCACCTACGAGGCGGCAGGCCACGGCTTCATGCGCCTCGGCGAGGACGGCACCGGCACCGAGGCCGACCGCAAGGGGCGCGACGCCGCGTGGGAGCGGTGGAAGGGGATCCTGAAGGAAATCTGA
- a CDS encoding DUF4331 family protein, with protein sequence MTKLSKFALAAMLAAAPFATHAADHAEAPLVEADQATDIADVYTFVDPSDSSKVILAFDVHGFIVPGENANLGSFDHDVLFKFNIENTGDAAPDRAILVRFSKQTSRSQPQMATITMPQGEDSNVFSFTAPTTVSSATASAATNPVVTTDPASGVSFFAGLTDDPFFFDIPGFNRFVGSVLGGAVDPTLLSRGRDTFAGYNVNMIALSVPASLLQGPAGSVIGVSASTLRRRNTARSQKNDPVEFGDFVQIDRMGVPAINTVLIPFARKDEYNRARTTDDAAGKFANDIVGTLTALGTSNANIGILAGVAVAHGDLLRLDTSVANSGPQGGTNAGAGFPNGRRPADDVIDTILFFVTNGAITTGDSVNANDSIFRDSFPFFAAPHQPLPTGTIDDNTRN encoded by the coding sequence ATGACAAAGCTCTCGAAGTTTGCCCTGGCGGCCATGCTGGCCGCCGCACCGTTCGCCACCCACGCCGCCGATCACGCCGAGGCGCCTCTGGTCGAGGCCGACCAGGCCACGGACATCGCCGACGTCTACACCTTCGTGGATCCGTCCGACAGCTCGAAGGTCATCCTCGCCTTCGACGTCCACGGGTTCATCGTCCCGGGGGAGAACGCGAACCTGGGATCGTTCGACCACGACGTCCTCTTCAAGTTCAACATCGAGAACACGGGCGACGCGGCCCCCGACCGCGCCATCCTCGTGAGGTTCTCGAAGCAGACCTCCCGCAGCCAGCCCCAGATGGCGACGATCACCATGCCCCAGGGCGAGGACTCGAACGTCTTCAGCTTCACGGCGCCGACGACCGTCTCCTCGGCCACGGCGTCCGCAGCGACGAACCCCGTCGTCACCACCGACCCCGCCTCCGGCGTCTCGTTCTTCGCCGGCCTGACGGACGATCCGTTTTTCTTCGACATCCCGGGCTTCAACCGCTTCGTCGGCTCCGTCCTCGGCGGCGCGGTCGACCCGACGCTCCTCTCCCGCGGGCGCGACACCTTCGCCGGGTACAACGTGAACATGATCGCCCTCAGCGTGCCGGCGAGCCTTCTCCAGGGACCGGCCGGCAGCGTGATCGGCGTCAGCGCCTCGACGCTCAGGCGCCGGAACACGGCGCGCTCGCAGAAGAACGACCCGGTCGAGTTCGGCGACTTCGTCCAGATCGACCGCATGGGCGTCCCCGCCATCAACACCGTCCTCATCCCGTTCGCGCGGAAGGACGAGTACAATCGGGCCCGCACCACCGATGACGCCGCCGGCAAGTTCGCGAACGACATCGTCGGGACCCTCACGGCGCTCGGGACGAGCAACGCGAACATCGGCATCCTCGCCGGCGTCGCCGTCGCGCACGGCGACCTGCTGCGCCTCGACACCTCGGTCGCCAACTCGGGCCCACAGGGCGGCACGAACGCCGGGGCCGGCTTCCCGAACGGCCGCCGCCCGGCGGACGACGTCATCGACACGATTCTCTTCTTCGTGACGAACGGCGCCATCACGACCGGCGACAGCGTGAACGCGAACGACTCGATCTTCCGGGACTCGTTCCCCTTCTTCGCCGCGCCGCACCAGCCCCTTCCGACGGGGACGATCGATGACAACACCCGCAACTGA
- a CDS encoding tetratricopeptide repeat protein has product MTLAALALPAQLSGASEAAPRALAQAPAVAPAPAASTLRFLEERVLSDPLDFVAQNRLAGECVRMMRETGDLAWLERARSAAGASLASVPGTQNAGGLTAMAVVEYESHHFAQARDLARHAYRVDSRNTMARTTEGDANLEMGDVAEAESIYRELASSARTPAILARLSRVAELHGHHEEAMKLMKSDPAALARDGVPAAEISWYQVRLGEMSFGTGDLEGAEAAYDRALKLSTDSYAALEHVAELRGAQGKIDDAAALYKRVIERTQRPEFEQVLGDLYASAGRIEEAKQWHAQALAGYLKSVEGGNAHYLHHLAGYYADSEENPVEALKWALKDMELRHSIYAYDALAWALYKNGDLDAAVDAVRKALARGTKDAHLLYHAGLIFSRAGRWEEGSSYLRESVAVNPRSNAFHMHR; this is encoded by the coding sequence ATGACCCTGGCCGCCCTCGCTCTGCCGGCGCAACTCTCCGGCGCCTCCGAAGCGGCGCCGCGCGCACTGGCCCAGGCCCCGGCAGTGGCCCCGGCCCCCGCCGCCTCCACGCTGCGCTTCCTCGAGGAGCGCGTCCTTAGCGACCCGCTCGACTTCGTCGCGCAGAACCGGCTCGCCGGCGAGTGCGTGAGGATGATGCGGGAGACGGGAGACCTCGCGTGGCTCGAGCGGGCCCGCAGCGCGGCCGGCGCCTCGCTCGCCTCCGTGCCGGGCACGCAGAACGCGGGCGGCCTCACCGCGATGGCCGTCGTCGAGTACGAGTCCCATCACTTCGCGCAGGCGCGCGACCTGGCGCGCCATGCGTACCGCGTTGACAGCCGCAACACCATGGCCCGCACGACGGAGGGAGACGCGAATCTCGAGATGGGAGACGTCGCCGAGGCGGAGTCGATCTATCGGGAGCTCGCGTCGAGCGCCCGGACCCCCGCAATCCTCGCGCGCCTCTCGAGGGTGGCCGAGCTTCACGGGCATCACGAGGAGGCGATGAAGCTCATGAAGTCCGACCCCGCCGCGCTCGCGCGCGACGGCGTCCCGGCCGCGGAGATCTCCTGGTACCAGGTGCGTCTCGGCGAGATGTCCTTCGGAACCGGTGACCTCGAGGGGGCGGAAGCCGCGTACGACCGCGCCCTGAAGCTCTCCACCGACAGCTACGCCGCCCTCGAGCACGTCGCCGAGCTTCGCGGCGCGCAGGGGAAGATCGACGACGCGGCCGCTCTGTACAAGCGAGTCATCGAGCGGACGCAGCGCCCCGAGTTCGAGCAGGTGCTGGGAGACCTCTACGCCTCCGCGGGGCGAATCGAGGAAGCGAAACAGTGGCACGCGCAGGCCCTCGCGGGGTATCTGAAGTCCGTCGAGGGGGGGAACGCCCACTACCTCCACCATCTCGCGGGGTACTACGCCGACTCCGAGGAGAACCCGGTCGAGGCCCTCAAGTGGGCCCTCAAGGACATGGAGCTGAGGCACAGCATCTACGCGTACGACGCGCTGGCCTGGGCGCTCTACAAGAACGGAGATCTCGACGCCGCGGTCGACGCCGTGCGCAAGGCCCTCGCGCGCGGAACGAAGGACGCGCACCTGCTCTACCACGCCGGTCTGATCTTCTCCCGCGCCGGGCGGTGGGAGGAGGGAAGCTCCTATCTGAGAGAGTCGGTGGCCGTGAACCCCAGATCGAACGCCTTCCACATGCACCGATGA
- a CDS encoding HupE/UreJ family protein encodes MRSPRLPHALVLVAALATGIASAHPISQGSLAIRIEALSLFVEARVPVEEVFVASALGKAAAAAPANSPWVEHGEYFLRHLQITADGVPLQGAVVQVREPESKGSGFVLYDLRYPLAASPARLTLVQDALREIEYAPGNPWEATYVARIESAGARAQDGLLLTSGRPLVIELSAPSAAPFRQYLRHGIEHILGGYDHLLFICALVLTAATLGDLIKVVSAFTFAHSITLALSVLDVVRLPSRIVEPMIAASIVVVALSNIFWPDRTRGWTRLGMAFFFGLFHGLGFAGGLLDAMQGMPGGAVGVAITGFSAGVEVGHQMIVLPLFFALMLARSPRLVWGGSVAISVAGGIYFLAAIRASSVLG; translated from the coding sequence ATGAGAAGCCCGCGGCTCCCCCACGCGCTCGTTCTCGTCGCCGCGCTCGCGACCGGCATCGCTTCGGCGCACCCGATCTCGCAGGGGTCCCTCGCCATCCGCATCGAGGCGTTGTCCCTCTTCGTCGAGGCCCGCGTGCCGGTGGAGGAGGTCTTCGTCGCCTCGGCGCTTGGAAAGGCCGCGGCGGCGGCTCCGGCGAACTCTCCATGGGTGGAGCACGGGGAGTACTTCCTCCGTCATCTTCAGATCACGGCCGACGGCGTTCCCCTCCAGGGCGCGGTCGTTCAGGTCCGAGAGCCCGAGTCGAAGGGCTCGGGGTTCGTCCTCTACGATCTCCGCTACCCCCTCGCGGCCTCCCCGGCGAGACTGACGCTCGTTCAGGACGCCCTCCGCGAGATCGAGTACGCCCCCGGCAACCCGTGGGAGGCGACGTACGTCGCCCGCATCGAGTCCGCCGGCGCGAGGGCTCAGGACGGACTCCTCCTGACCTCGGGGCGCCCGCTGGTGATCGAGCTCTCGGCGCCGTCGGCCGCGCCATTCCGACAGTACCTGCGCCACGGCATCGAGCACATCCTGGGCGGGTACGATCACCTCCTCTTCATCTGCGCGCTCGTCCTCACCGCGGCGACGCTCGGCGATCTCATCAAGGTCGTCAGCGCCTTCACGTTCGCCCACTCGATCACGCTGGCCCTCTCGGTCCTCGACGTCGTGCGACTCCCTTCGCGCATCGTCGAGCCGATGATCGCGGCGAGCATCGTCGTCGTCGCTCTGTCGAACATCTTCTGGCCGGATCGCACGCGGGGGTGGACGAGGCTGGGGATGGCCTTCTTCTTCGGCCTCTTCCACGGCCTCGGCTTCGCCGGCGGCCTCCTCGACGCGATGCAGGGGATGCCCGGCGGGGCCGTCGGCGTCGCCATCACCGGCTTCAGCGCCGGCGTCGAGGTGGGGCACCAGATGATCGTGCTGCCGCTGTTCTTTGCGCTGATGCTGGCGCGATCTCCGCGGCTCGTGTGGGGGGGATCCGTCGCGATCTCGGTCGCCGGGGGGATCTACTTCCTGGCGGCGATCCGCGCATCCAGCGTGCTAGGCTGA
- a CDS encoding DUF433 domain-containing protein: MTDNELLKRITADPEIFGGKPIIRGMRISVELVLSLLAQGEAAESILADYPELEPDDVRACLAYAHAVIAHDSIDAVQAPPR, encoded by the coding sequence ATGACGGACAACGAACTCCTCAAGAGAATCACCGCAGACCCGGAGATTTTCGGCGGCAAGCCGATCATCCGGGGGATGCGCATCTCCGTGGAGTTGGTCCTGAGCCTTCTCGCCCAAGGGGAAGCCGCGGAGAGCATCCTCGCCGACTATCCGGAACTCGAGCCCGACGACGTTCGCGCCTGCCTCGCCTACGCCCACGCGGTGATCGCGCACGACTCGATCGACGCCGTGCAGGCCCCGCCTCGTTGA
- a CDS encoding DUF5615 family PIN-like protein, translating to MKFLIDRCAGRRLADWLRQQGHDIVEARSEGSDPGDRNILRRAVAEDRVLVTIDTDFGEFVFVDREPHRGLIRLPDVPAGRRILLMRRILETYTPEVIAGSVITVRGERIRVSKTHV from the coding sequence TTGAAGTTCCTCATCGACCGGTGCGCCGGACGGCGCCTGGCGGACTGGCTGCGTCAGCAAGGGCACGATATCGTCGAAGCCCGCTCGGAAGGCTCTGACCCCGGGGACCGGAACATCTTGCGCAGGGCTGTAGCCGAGGACCGCGTTCTCGTCACGATCGACACCGACTTCGGGGAGTTCGTGTTCGTCGATCGCGAGCCGCACCGCGGCCTTATCCGCCTCCCGGACGTGCCGGCAGGCAGACGAATTCTGCTGATGCGCCGAATTCTCGAGACCTACACTCCCGAAGTCATCGCCGGCTCCGTCATCACGGTGCGCGGCGAACGAATTCGAGTCTCGAAAACGCACGTGTAG
- a CDS encoding ATP-binding protein has translation MIARPHLENTLRAALSRSRVVALIGPRQCGKTTAAREILSLDSPGYFDLEDPRSLVRLGEPMTELEPLRGVVVIDEIQRRPDLFPILRVLADRRPARARFLILGSAAPSLLRQSSETLAGRLETITLAGFGLDDLGATAVARHWRRGGFPRAYLARTEANSARWRQQFIRTFLERDVPQLGVRIASPALFRFWTMLAHYHGGIWNSAEPARSLSLSEPTVRQYLDLLTQLFMVRQLAPWHENLKKRQVKAPKIYVRDSGLLHSLLGIKTETDLRRHPKLGASWEGYVVEEVLKLADPDEACFWRTHTGAELDLLLFKDGRRYGIEVKRQDAPAMTASMRIAMEDLRLDHLTVIYPGRSVYTLSSGVRVVPLSDLAAGDPEVILPRARRGKRRRREG, from the coding sequence ATGATCGCCCGTCCGCACCTCGAAAACACCCTCCGGGCTGCCCTCTCGCGCAGTCGCGTCGTCGCGCTCATCGGACCCCGGCAGTGCGGGAAGACGACGGCGGCCCGGGAGATTCTGTCTCTCGACTCCCCCGGCTACTTCGACCTCGAGGATCCTCGGAGCCTCGTTCGCCTCGGCGAGCCGATGACGGAGCTGGAGCCGCTGCGCGGCGTCGTCGTCATCGATGAGATCCAGAGACGGCCGGATCTCTTCCCCATCCTGCGGGTCCTGGCGGATCGCCGGCCGGCCAGAGCCCGCTTCCTCATCCTTGGAAGCGCGGCGCCCTCGCTGCTCCGCCAGTCGTCGGAGACCCTGGCGGGCCGACTCGAGACCATCACTCTCGCGGGGTTCGGTCTCGACGATCTCGGGGCGACCGCCGTGGCCCGTCACTGGCGGCGAGGCGGGTTCCCCCGAGCCTATCTGGCTCGCACCGAGGCGAACAGCGCGCGGTGGCGCCAGCAGTTCATCCGCACGTTTCTGGAGCGCGACGTTCCCCAGCTCGGCGTCCGCATCGCGTCACCGGCGCTTTTCCGGTTCTGGACGATGCTGGCGCACTACCACGGGGGCATCTGGAACTCGGCCGAGCCCGCGAGATCGCTGAGCCTCAGCGAGCCCACGGTGCGCCAGTACCTCGACCTGCTGACTCAGCTCTTCATGGTCCGACAGCTTGCACCGTGGCACGAGAACCTCAAGAAGCGTCAGGTGAAAGCGCCGAAGATCTACGTTCGCGACAGCGGGCTGCTTCACTCTCTCCTGGGGATCAAGACCGAGACGGATCTTCGGCGGCATCCCAAGCTCGGCGCCTCATGGGAGGGTTACGTCGTCGAGGAAGTGCTGAAGCTGGCCGACCCGGACGAGGCCTGCTTCTGGAGAACGCACACCGGCGCCGAGCTCGACCTGCTTCTGTTCAAGGACGGCAGGCGCTACGGGATCGAGGTCAAGCGCCAGGATGCGCCGGCGATGACCGCCTCGATGCGGATCGCGATGGAAGACCTTCGCCTCGACCATCTGACGGTCATCTACCCGGGGCGCAGCGTCTACACGCTCTCCAGCGGAGTGAGGGTCGTGCCACTCTCCGATCTCGCCGCCGGGGATCCGGAGGTGATTTTGCCCAGGGCCCGGCGGGGGAAGAGGCGCCGAAGAGAAGGCTGA